In Fusobacteria bacterium ZRK30, the DNA window CCGACCTTCCTACATTTTAATATACCCCTTGTAATATTTGGTGTAATTGGAGCAATGATCTTTTAGTCTATAATTTTTCAATGAAAAATTAAATAAAAACTTTATTATAAAAAGGCACTCTTAGGAGTGCCTTTTTATGGTCTGAAAATTTGAAGTCCTCTTAACTATTCGTCCGATCTAGTAGTTCTTTGTCTACAAATGAAATACTTTTAGCACCATATTTTTGATAAGTATTTTTATAAACAAATTTTCTAAGAGTAAAAAAAGTTCTTTTAGATTTTTTATTTACTTCACTTAAACTTCACATAGACAATGTATATTAAATAATATCAAATTAATAAAGGAGTGTTGTTTATGTCGGGAAAAGTAACTTTAGTAAAAAAAGATGGATTTGTTTTTTCAAATTATTCAATGGTTTTATCTGCATTATTCTTTTCAGGGGCATTTATTGCAGGAAAGTTTTCTGTGGAAGAGTTCCCGGTATTTTCTTTAACTTTTTATAGGTTCTTTATCGCTACAATCTTATTATTTTTAATTTTGATTTATAGAAAAGTTGAATTAAAACTACCTAAAAAAGAAATCTTTCGTATTCTATTGTTAGCTATTTTTGGAATGACTGGTTACCAACTGCTGTTTTTTAAAGCTCTAAAATACACTACGGCTATAAATACTTCTTTAATATTGACTATAACACCTGTTATGACTACAATAATGGCTTTATTTTTTTTAAAAGAAAAAATTTCCTTCAAAAGTTTTTTAGGGATAATTATTTCTATAGTTGGAGTTTTTTTTATAATAACTAATGGATCCATAGAGGTAATTAAATCTTTAAATTTTAATGTAGGAGATTTATTTATGCTGGGTGCGGTATTTTTTATGTCTATCAATTTTATAATTTTAAAAAAATCTTTAAAAACTATGGAACCTTTAAAACTTACAGCATATATTTCATTGTTTGCAACATTTTTGTTGATTCCTGGATTGATTTATGATAATCCAGCTTCATATCTAGGAAGTGTTACAATAAAAGGATGGTATAGCCTGGTGTATATGGCTGTGTTTGCTTCTGTATTTGCATATTTATTACAACAAGTTTCGATAAAAAAAATAGGGGCTATAAATACTTCTCTTTACATGAATTTAATCCCGTTATACTCTATAATATTATCTTATTTAATTTTAGGAGAAAATATTTCTTTGGAAAAAATTGTGGCTGGGATTATAGTTATAGCAGGTGTTATTTATACTGTTAAAAATAAAACCACATAAATTTTATTAATTAAGTAAAAGGGGATAATAAATTATTATCCTCTGCACTTGATATTTATATTCCTATTCTATTATTTAATGATCCCATTTCCTAAGTTTTCTTCTTTAAATTCCATTTTATTTATCTCCCTTTTAGGAGATGTCTCTCCTATATATTTATTTTTAGTTTCTTCTATAATTAAAAAATGGTTCTGGTGCAACAATCATGCAAAAATAAGATTCACCAGAACCTTATTGTTAACAAATTAATTTAAGTGTCTTTGATTTTTAAGTCCTATGATCAAATTACTTATAAAACGGAAATATTTCTTTTTTTCTTTGAAATTTAGAATGATTGATTTTTTATATTGCAATAATAGTTTTTTCATTAAACTTTCATTTAACAGTAGTATTATATCTTTAGTTAGCTATAATCCTTAATAATAGATGCAAGAAGATATTTATAAGATTATATTTAAAGATGATTTTATTATTTTTATAAAAGTGGTCATAGATGTTAAAATTTTTTATCAAGAGAAATAGTAAAAGAAATAAATTTTAAAGAAATTGATGTTATAGTTAAATTAGGAGGAGGAACAAGGATTTTTATAAAGGAGAGTTAATTTTATTTCAATATACATCAAAGTTGAAAAATTTATTTTAAATATCTCTAAAATCAAAAAGATTTATTTAAACTTTCCCCCTACATATGTTATTAAGGGAACTACTAAATAATCAGAGTTCATTTAAGTTAAACTTTAAAGGGATAATGAAAAAAAATTTGAAAGGATTAATTAAGTTATTAAAAAGTTTGATATAAAGGGAGATAAATATATGAAAAAAAAATATATAAGCAAAGATTTAAAGAAGTCATATTTCATAATTGTAGCTGTGATCTTAGCTGTATTTATTCAAATAACCATGTTCAGCTGGAATCACAGCAAAAAAAATGGAAAAAAAGAAGTTCAGATTATAGTTGATTTTTTAAAAAAAGAGATATCTGATCCAGAGGAACTGGATTTGAGGGGAAAGGTTGAAGATGCATTGGGGGAGGTTCCAGGGTTTAAAAACCTTTCTATCATTATAAAAAATAAGAATTTTAATTTAAAAAAAGGAGATACAGTCTTTGAGGATCTCCCTGCAAGGGATAAGGTGACCATTTATGGACTTTATAAATATTATATCTATAACGATGTTATCTATGATGATGAGAACAACTCAGTTCAGGTGACTGTGGTTAAAAATTTAGAGGACAACATTAAATTTGTTGTGGATATATTTTTAATATTTACAGTGGTTTTTATCTTATTGAATCTGACAGTTTTATTTCTGTATAAATATTTTTATAAACATATGATTTCTCAGATTAAAAATATAGAAGAAGAATTTAATAACCTGGATATATACGGAGAAAGTTTTAAACTGATAGAAAGTAAGGAGAATTATTATGAGGAGAATAAAAATATAATCAATGCCACCAACAATATGCTCATAAGACTAAATGATCAAAAAAACCAGCAGATGGATTTTATTCATAGTGCATCTCATGAGATGAAAACTCCCCTTACAGTGATGAAGGGTTATACAGGGATGCTAGAACGGTGGGCCATAGATGATGGAGATAAAGATATTATAAAGGAGTATGTAGGAGTCATTTCTGATACCATCAATGAAAGTACACAACTCATTGAAAAACTTTTATTTTTGGTTCAAAATGATATAGAACTCACTCTGGAAACTTTGAATTTTAAAAAATTAGTAAGGGATATCTACATGAAATTATTGATAAAATACCCTGGAAGTGAACTGGTGATAGAGGGAGACAGAGATATATCCACAGATAAAGTTTTAATGAAGTTATTACTCCTTAATTTGATAGAAAATGCCATAAAATATGGGGATAATAAAAAAGTGGAGATTACGATCAGTGACAGTTTTTTGTCTATTTCAAATTCTGGAAGTCATATTGAGGAAGAAAATTTAAACAGGATCTTTGACAGGTTTTACAGGGAAGATAAATCCAGAAATAACGAGATTGCAGGTCATGGGCTGGGATTATCTATAGTAAAGGTGATCTCAGAAAAGCTTGGTTTCCAGGTGGAGATAAAAAACAGAGAGGAATCAGGAGTTATTTCAAAACTCTATTTTAACAATTGATATGAGGGAGGATAAATTGAAAATATTAATAGTAGAAGATGATAAAAGAATAAGTAAGTTTTTAGAGATAGAATTTTTAAGGGAGGGATACAGGGTAGAACTAGCCTTTGACGGTAAAAGTGCTTTAGAAAAGATACAAAAGAACTTTTTTAATGTAATGCTTTTGGATCTTATGATTCCCAACATATCAGGGGAAGATCTCTGCAAAAAAATAAGGGAGGAGTCTGATATCCCCATAATTGTACTCACAGCAAAAAATAGTCTGATCTCAAAGATACAGCTACTCGATATAGGAGCTGATGACTATATCACTAAACCCTTTGAAATTGAAGAACTTTTTGCTAGGATAAGGGTAATCCTGAGAAATAAAAGTCACTACCTTACAGACGGGTTTGAAACATATGGGGAGATCGGATTAAAAAGAGATTCAAAGGAAATAACTGTCAGAGGGAAATCGGTATCTTTGAGTAAGAAGGAATATAACTTAATAGAATACTTCTTTCTGAATAAAGAGATGGTCCTGTCCAGGGAAAAAATTGTAGAATCTGTCTGGGGATATGACTTTGAAGGAAATCTGAGTATTGTGGATGCATGTATAAAGAATATGAGAAAAAAATTAAAACTAGAAAGGCCATTGATATTATCTATAAGGGGTGTTGGATATATCTTTAAAGAAAGTAAAAATTAGTAGATAAGAGGAAAATAAAAATATGAAACTTTCATCAAACTTTCATTAATGCGGGTTATTATAAGGTATATTCTAAAAGAGCCTAATAGAAACTTGGCTTTTTAAGAGGTTGGAATAAGGAAAAATATACTAGAAATTTTAGGAGAGGCACCTATATCGTATAGAAAAAATTAAAAAATGTGAGGGTGAGGTCTATGAGTAAGAAAATTTTTATAGGAATAATAGTTTTTTTTATGGGAATAAAAATTTTAGGAGAGGGATACTTAAAGGGATATCTAAAAGGATCTGTAGAAGGGTTTGTAGATGTACTTTTAAAAATTATGATGAGGTATAGAAAACATAGGGTGTATTATTAAATATGAGGGTAAAAATAAATCTATCTAATTAATAGATGTCTATAAAAGGGAGCAGTTTATGAATAAAGAAACATTGATGGTAATAATAATAATCCTAATAGCCTTGGAAATTTTAAGGGAAGGTTATCTGAAAGGTTTTATAGGGGCACTTTATAAAAATCTTATAAAGTATAAAAAGACAGCGGTAATAGGAATAATCCTAACTGTACTTAGTATAGTTTATTTAGATCTTCCTGTAGCCAAAAAGTTTTCCAATAAATATTATGCTAAAACTCTAGAGGGAATAAAAAATGGAGCCAGAACTGCGAATCTAGAGGAGATAGCTGAGTTAAAAAAGAAAATAGAAGTAGAAAATATAAACAAGGAAAAATATTCCAAATATGAAAGATTTTTAGCCGATCAGGGTGACGGGGATGTGGCAGGAGCTTCAGTGATAGTAATCCTTTTGATAGGAGGTCTATTGAAAAATAAAAAATTGATGAAGGTTTCTAAAAATGCAGTGGTCAGTGTCATAGCTTCTGGAATTTTAGTGAATTTATTAAAGTATATAATTTCAAGGTTGAGGCCGGATGTCAACATGCTCCCATATCAATTTTTTAACTGGGCTTCATGGTTT includes these proteins:
- a CDS encoding phosphatase PAP2 family protein codes for the protein MNKETLMVIIIILIALEILREGYLKGFIGALYKNLIKYKKTAVIGIILTVLSIVYLDLPVAKKFSNKYYAKTLEGIKNGARTANLEEIAELKKKIEVENINKEKYSKYERFLADQGDGDVAGASVIVILLIGGLLKNKKLMKVSKNAVVSVIASGILVNLLKYIISRLRPDVNMLPYQFFNWASWFNGNGSVNPFHSSSASLPSGHGIVSVAEAVFLLEK
- a CDS encoding DMT family transporter, which translates into the protein MSGKVTLVKKDGFVFSNYSMVLSALFFSGAFIAGKFSVEEFPVFSLTFYRFFIATILLFLILIYRKVELKLPKKEIFRILLLAIFGMTGYQLLFFKALKYTTAINTSLILTITPVMTTIMALFFLKEKISFKSFLGIIISIVGVFFIITNGSIEVIKSLNFNVGDLFMLGAVFFMSINFIILKKSLKTMEPLKLTAYISLFATFLLIPGLIYDNPASYLGSVTIKGWYSLVYMAVFASVFAYLLQQVSIKKIGAINTSLYMNLIPLYSIILSYLILGENISLEKIVAGIIVIAGVIYTVKNKTT
- a CDS encoding HAMP domain-containing histidine kinase; the protein is MKKKYISKDLKKSYFIIVAVILAVFIQITMFSWNHSKKNGKKEVQIIVDFLKKEISDPEELDLRGKVEDALGEVPGFKNLSIIIKNKNFNLKKGDTVFEDLPARDKVTIYGLYKYYIYNDVIYDDENNSVQVTVVKNLEDNIKFVVDIFLIFTVVFILLNLTVLFLYKYFYKHMISQIKNIEEEFNNLDIYGESFKLIESKENYYEENKNIINATNNMLIRLNDQKNQQMDFIHSASHEMKTPLTVMKGYTGMLERWAIDDGDKDIIKEYVGVISDTINESTQLIEKLLFLVQNDIELTLETLNFKKLVRDIYMKLLIKYPGSELVIEGDRDISTDKVLMKLLLLNLIENAIKYGDNKKVEITISDSFLSISNSGSHIEEENLNRIFDRFYREDKSRNNEIAGHGLGLSIVKVISEKLGFQVEIKNREESGVISKLYFNN
- a CDS encoding response regulator transcription factor, translated to MKILIVEDDKRISKFLEIEFLREGYRVELAFDGKSALEKIQKNFFNVMLLDLMIPNISGEDLCKKIREESDIPIIVLTAKNSLISKIQLLDIGADDYITKPFEIEELFARIRVILRNKSHYLTDGFETYGEIGLKRDSKEITVRGKSVSLSKKEYNLIEYFFLNKEMVLSREKIVESVWGYDFEGNLSIVDACIKNMRKKLKLERPLILSIRGVGYIFKESKN